Proteins encoded in a region of the Rutidosis leptorrhynchoides isolate AG116_Rl617_1_P2 chromosome 9, CSIRO_AGI_Rlap_v1, whole genome shotgun sequence genome:
- the LOC139866161 gene encoding histone H2B.5-like: MAPKAAEKKPAAEKKPRAEKKIPKESGAAGADKKKKRHKKSVETYKIYIFKVLKQVHPDIGISSKAMGIMNSFINDIFEKLAQEASKLARYNKKNTLSSREIQTSVRLVLPGELAKHAVSEGTKAVTKFTSG; encoded by the coding sequence ATGGCACCAAAAGCAGCCGAGAAGAAACCAGCAGCCGAGAAGAAGCCACGCGCCGAGAAGAAGATTCCGAAAGAATCAGGTGCCGCCGGAGCAGATAAGAAGAAGAAAAGGCACAAGAAGTCGGTTGAAACCTACAAGATCTACATCTTTAAGGTGTTGAAACAAGTGCACCCAGATATTGGGATTTCAAGTAAGGCAATGGGGATCATGAATTCGTTTATAAACGATATTTTTGAGAAACTTGCACAAGAAGCTTCCAAATTGGCTAGGTATAACAAGAAGAACACGTTGTCGTCACGTGAAATTCAAACTTCTGTGAGACTTGTGTTGCCTGGTGAGCTGGCGAAGCATGCGGTTTCGGAGGGTACTAAGGCTGTTACTAAGTTTACTAGCGGTTAA
- the LOC139869246 gene encoding uncharacterized protein, translating to MDFLALSIDLLFDSTSSEEEEEIQLRTRFQRQPRRFLNRDREAAGQLLWNDYFCENPMFPDDIFKRRFRMRKVLFLRIKDGILQHSYTPNAPDHFTFFQQRPDALGRLGFSTIQKITCALRQLSYGMTADIFDEYIKMAEKTGYVTLNNFCKCIIDLYGREYLRKPNATDIARLYSAHEEKHGFKGMLGSIDCMHWVWKNCPVACKGQYTRGDHGHPTIMLEAVASYDMWIWHAFFGMTGSNNDINVLNHSPLFDSLRKDRAAPSPFEVNGNQYPFGYYLADGIYPDWTTLIKGYTTPIEEPRNFFTRFQVSARKDVERTFGVL from the coding sequence ATGGATTTTTTAGCTTTAAGTATCGATTTGCTATTCGATTCAACGTCGTCCGAAGAAGAGGAAGAAATCCAACTAAGAACTCGTTTTCAAAGACAACCACGACGTTTTTTAAATAGAGATCGTGAAGCAGCGGGTCAATTATTGTGGAACGATTACTTTTGTGAAAATCCGATGTTTCCGGACGACATTTTCAAGAGACGATTTCGGATGCGCAAAGTTTTATTTCTCCGTATCAAAGACGGTATTCTTCAACACTCTTATACTCCTAATGCCCCCGATCATTTTACTTTTTTCCAACAACGTCCGGATGCACTTGGACGTCTTGGTTTCTCAACTATTCAAAAAATAACTTGCGCGTTACGGCAATTGTCGTATGGGATGACCGCGGATATATTTGATGAATATATTAAAATGGCGGAAAAAACGGGTTATGTTACTTTAAATAATTTTTGCAAGTGTATAATTGACTTATATGGGCGGGAATATTTGAGGAAGCCTAATGCAACTGACATTGCTCGGTTGTATTCGGCGCACGAGGAGAAACATGGTTTCAAGGGAATGTTGGGTAGTATTGACTGTATGCATTGGGTATGGAAAAATTGTCCCGTAGCATGTAAAGGTCAATATACGAGAGGTGATCACGGTCACCCGACGATCATGCTTGAAGCGGTTGCTTCATACGATATGTGGATATGGCATGCGTTTTTTGGGATGACGGGTTCAAACAATGACATTAATGTGTTAAATCATTCTCCGTTGTTTGATTCCCTTCGTAAGGATAGAGCCGCACCTTCACCGTTTGAAGTAAACGGAAACCAGTATCCCTTTGGTTACTACTTGGCGGACGGGATATATCCCGATTGGACAACACTAATAAAGGGGTACACGACTCCAATTGAAGAGCCTAGAAATTTTTTTACTAGATTTCAAGTGAGTGCTAGAAAGGATGTTGAGCGTACATTTGGTGTTTTATAA